In the Silvanigrella aquatica genome, GATTAAATTTGTTTAAATCTTCAAGAATATCCTGTATTTTATATCGTGTAATCATACATACTGAGTTACAAATATTCCAAATGTGAGATTTTTTTAAAACTTTTTTAGAGGGAGGTTGAAATGTTTTTAATTTAAAAAAATTATTTTCATAATGAATTTTAGCTAAAGGAAGTGCAATATAATTTGATGTCACTTCATGCTCAAATAAAAATGTAACATTTGCTTTAATCCGAGGAATAAATATTTCATCCTCACCCGTATTTTCATCGAAGGAATAAATGTTGTTATTTAAAGATTTATATCTTGAAAAATTAGAATTTAAAATACTATTTTTATTTAAGTTTTTAGGAACACAAAGTGTTAAGGTCAAAGAATCTTTACTTAAGGTTTCTTTGTAACTGCTTAAATCTATTTGGAGAGGTGTGCTATCTGATTGATAATTATAGTAATATTCCAAGCCATCTTGAAAAGTGCATTCCAGTTCTTCAATTTTTAAAATACCGCTGAGGAAAGAAGTTTCTTCAAATTTAAAATTTTTGATTCCAAATGGATAAACTGTATTTTCAAAATTTTGATAACTCACAATATTTTCACAACGTCGAAATGCTTGTTGAAAATGCTGAGGTGATAAAAGCATGCCGTCATGCCACATGATTTGATCAGGGATATTTTTTAAACTTTGCATATATTATGTCCTTATAATATCAATTAAAATGAAATGAAATTGATGCTAAAGCTTCAAATCCTGATGTACTTGTTGCAAGATTTTTAGAGTTATCGGAAAAAACAAATTGGTAGCCTCCCCCTAATGAAAATTTGAATTTTTCAGAAACATTTGTTTCTAGAAACAATACGGGTTTTAAAGTCCAAAAATATAACACGACGTTTGATTTTGTTTCAGAATTATCTAATATTTGTGTTCCATAAGCTTGTCCTGCTCCACCATAAATTTTAATTTTAGGATGAAAAATGGACGCCGCATAAGGAATGACTGTAAAGGCATTGCCGCAATACCAGAAATTATTTATTAATGTAGATTTCTCACTATCAATATAAAAATTCTGAAAAGAAGAACTACAAAATAATGAAGATTGAAAATAGTGATTTAGATCGAGACCAATTTCGGTTGTAATGGGCAATATGTTTTTATTTAGAATTTTTTTAAAACCAAAACTTTGTTCTACTAGAACATTAAAATTGTCATTTTCTTTTTTTGGAGAAATAGCCGTAACAAGGTTTTGTTGAACATATATGTCGTTATTTTGGGGAATTTGATAAGGATTAAATTCCATTTATTTCTCCATTTCTTGAAAGTAATCAAATCCTAGAGAGAAAAAGTTGAGTTTCAAATTTTTATAGGGATTTAATTGGATAGGGTAAGCATTAGCATTATTTGAGAGTCTGTTAAATAAAAAGGCTCCAGAGGCATTTGAATTGATATCGATGAGATATTTTGAATAATTTGAGTCGGGTGTGAGTTCAAAGCGATAAATTTGAACATCTTTCGAAGTGCGTAATGTTTTTATGGCATCTGCATTAAATGTAAACCAATCTTTAATAGGAATTAAAGAAATTTGTGAATAGAGTTCAGGTTTATAGATGATGACAAGTTCTGAGAGTATGGCAGAGTTGCTATTTGCATTTTTTTCAATATTAATTTGAACCGAGCAAATTTTTCCAAAAAATCTTTCTAAGAAACTTCCTGGTTTTTGTGCAACTAAATTTTTAGGAGGGACAGCGGGTGGTTGTTTACCTCCGGAATCGTCGTCAAAGCTTTTTGCTTTGGCTGAGAATTCCGAAATATTTTTTGATGTTTCCTTTGCTGTACTTGCAGCAGAATTGGCAGAATCAAGTGAAGATTTAGCTGAGTCGAGGCTAGACGCGGCAACGCTTCCCTCTGCGTGCGTTGGGAGAATAGGAATATTGAAAAAAAATGCAATAATAAAATAAAAGGGTGAAAAAATTTTCAATTTTTTTTTATGATTTTGTAATTCAATGAGAACTCCGCATAAGTATAAAAAAAAGCTGCTATATTTCTTCCTTTGATATAGCAATGAAAAACGCCTCATATTGGGCATTAAATTTTATACTATATTCAATTTTTTTTATTTTCAAGTAATAAAGTAGATTTATCTTTTAAAATCATAAAGTATATTGAAATTAAAGTTCAGAAAAATCAACATCTTAAATGTATTGAAATAAAAATATAATATTTCTTGATACATTCATTTTCTCCATATACTTTTATGCCACATAGAATTGTGATTGGTAAGTTATAGAGCACTTTTCTAACGAGTAAATGTAATAATTTTTAAGTATATACATATTTTTAGAGGGTTATAGTATTATTTAATGTTTATTAAATTTCGAATAAAATTAAAAATGTTGATAAATCGCCTTAAAATATATGGATTTATATTTAATATTAAATTTTATTTGCGCTCTCTCTTGTTTTGGATTTTAGTATTGCATATTTTGATAGGCGTGTTTGCTTTTGCTCTGAAAAGCTATAATCGAGATTTGTTTTTAAATTATTGCCAAAATTTTTTATTGAAAGTATCATTGCAGCAGCAGATAAAAATAGTTCCTTTATTCTTTAAAAAAGCTGATATCAATTCGGAAGCAGATTTAAAAGAAATAGCAAACGGCTTCAGTCAAATAAAAGATAATTATGTTTTTTTTGTATATAGCATAAAAAACAAAAATTTAATTTATAACTTTGATGGTATTGATAAATACTCGTATATTTATGACTTTGCTTCTCGAGAATCTCTTTTCAAAAAAGCGGAACGAGATATCTTTAGCTCCAATGAGCTTGGGTTACAGTTTTTATATCCAAACTTCTTTTTTGCCATTAAAAATATAAAAATTAATCATGAAGACTTTTATATTTTTTTAGGATCCAATAACCATGCTGTTAAATGTTTTAGTGATTCTTTAATTAAAAATACTTTTTATATAGACACATTAATCATATTTATGCTTTTTTTTCTTTATATATTGGTAACAATTTTTGCTGTAGCTCCTATTTTTTTATTTATTCGGAAATTTAATAGGAGTCATTTGAGCTCTAATATTTTTAAAGTAAAAGAAGTTTTTGAGTTTAATCATATTAAAAGACTTAGAGTAACTCTATTACATTCATTAAGAAAAATTGAAAAATTTGAAGTCGAAAGACTTCATATGATAGATAATCTTATTAAACATCAAAATGATGTTGAAAATGGTAAAATAGTGTCACAAATTATTCATGATTTAAAAAGTCCTCTTGCCGTTTTTGAAGAGATTTTAAATAATCGCCATATTAAAAATAATATAGTAAATAGGAAAGCAAATTTAGCTTTTGCAAAGATGAATTCTCTTATAGAAAGTATTAGAGATCCTAAAAAGGAAAAATATTTAAATAAAGAAAAAAAAATGTTCGATATGTCAAGACTATTTTCTGAAATAAAATGCTATGCAAAAACTAGAAATGTAAAAATTATTATTTCTCCACATTTCAATATTCCAGAAATATATTGTGATCATCTTAAAATTGAAAGGTGTCTTCAGAATTTAATTCGTAATGCAATTTATTATTGTCATTCTTTTTGTAAAGTAGAGTGGCAAATAAAAAATAATAGTGATCTTTATATAGAAGTTATTGATGATGGAAATGGAGTTTCTTCTGAGATTGAAAATACTATTTTTGAATGGAGAATTACAGGCAATAAATTAGAAGGAACGGGAGTAGGACTTAGTTATGTGAAATATGTAGCAGATATTCATGGGGGTGAAGTCTCATACTTCAGAAGAAATAATGCAACAGTTTTTTATTTATATATTCCAAATATTTTAAATTTTAATCAAAATAGTATGAGTTCGAAATTAGTGCGTAATTATAATTCTATTTTTGATTTAAAAAATGAAATATTTTTTTTAGTGGAAAATCATTTATATATAAATAAAATAAAACATATAAAATGGCCAAATAATATAAAAATAGTATATCTTAAAAGCTGTGATATTGAGATTGATTTTTCTAAATGTTTTTGCTTTTATACTGACTCAAGCACAGATTTTATCGAAAAAGCATTGACATTAGGTGTAAGTGTAGTGCTTCATAAGCAAGACTATAGTAGTCAAATAATTCTTAAAAAGGTCTTACAGACAAAAAAAATGAATGGTGTAAAATAATGATTCTTGAAGAGCTCAGTATTTTAATTGTGGAAGATTCTAAAGATGAATTGGAAAAATTCATTATACTTTCTCAATCATGCGGATTACAGGCTTTTGGAGCCTCTACGTTAGATGATGCCAAACAAATGCTATCTCTAAATGGATATGACATTTTATTAACGGATATTCATTTAGGAAATGAAAATGCAGAATCAAATAAATTAGGGTTTGAAGTAATTCAATTTGCATTGGAATCGCAACCGCAACTTATTATTTTAGCCATGTCATATGATTTAGACAAATCTGTGTTTGATAAGGCATTAGAATTAGGCGCCTCACATTTTATAAGAAAGCCTATATATAATTCAGATGAAATATTAATTTATATTAAAATGGCTTTACAAAAAAAACACTCTAAAAATATTAATAGCTCTACTGATTTTAGTATCAATAAATTCATTGATGATAAGTCTTTTAAAATTTTTAATAGTGGAGTTATTGTATCTGCAAAACATGATAAATTTTTATCTGGTGTTGCAAAAAATAAAAAAATTCCATTGGTTCTTTTTGGTGAAACAGGAACAGGAAAAGAAGAATTTGCTAAAATATTACATAAAAAAAGAGTGGATCAAGAAGGTGTAATTCCTTTCATAACAGTAAACTGTCCTTTGCTTGATAATGATTTGACTTCATCATTATTATTTGGACATAAAAAAGGTGCTTTTACCGGTGCAAATGAAACAACAAATGGTTATGTTGCCGCAGCAAATGGAGGGATTTTATTTTTAGATGAAGTTCATACGCTTGATTTAACAACACAAAGAAAATTACTTCGCGTTTTAAATGATGGAAATTATAATAGAGTAGGTGATTTGCGAAGCATACATTCTTATTTTCAATTGGTCGTAGCTACGACTCGCGACCTTGATGAAGAAGTGGAAGCAGGTCGCATGCTTGCTGACTTTAAATATCGTATTAGTGGTGCGGAACTAGTGTTAGATCCTCTTCGCGAAAGACTTGATGACATTCCTTTTTTTGTGGCTATTTTTTTTAGACGTGAGAAAATTGATGTCTCAGAAGATTTAATTTATGAAATCAGTGAAAAATGTAAATATTGTAATTGGAAAGGGAATATTCGTCAGTTATTCCGTGTTTTACAAAGGATGTTAATTAATGCGCAACTCCATGAAGAAGTTTTAAATATTAGTCATCTGGTCATTCCAAGTAATGACCCAAAAAATTTAATTTCAAGAAAAATTAAAAATTGCTTATCTGAAAATAAATTCGCAATGAATGAGCATGAGTCTCATGCAAAAAGTTTATTGGAAAATGCTTTTCAAAATGATTGTTCTTTAAGTGAAACTATGGATGCTATTGAAAAATCTATTTTAATTAATGCTATTAAAAGGCACAATAGCATTGCAAAGGCTCATCTTGCTTTGGGAATCAGTCGTAATGCAATTGACGCAAAAAGAAAAAAATATAAAATTTAATCATCTTATTGAGACACTCTTTCATTAGCAGATTCTAAAATTTAATTTTTATTTTCATTGCATTTTATTCATAGAGGTGATTGCAAAATCGATCCTAACAGGTGTATCTCTCCTGAGGAGTGGTGCCTTAAGCTTACCGATTTAGAGAAGGAGTTATTCTATGAAAAATGACCTTAATATGAGAACCCAGGATTTCCTAAATCAAAACTCAATCATATCAATTCAGAGCTTGCCGAAGAGCGCTCTTGCCGATCCCTCATTTCAAGATCCTATTTGGGAATTAGCTAAAGACAATGGTTGCGAAACCCCCTTTTCAAATGAATTTTTGCAGCTTTTGATTTATGTAAGAAATATTAATAAACTAGCTTTTCATACTGCCGAAGGCGCGGAGGCTTGTACAGCAAAATCATGGCGTGCCAAAGAACACAATCCAGATAGAAATTTAAATGGAGGTGGTGTCATGACTGTGATACGTGCCAACCATCTTGAAAAATCCGCTGTAAATTATAGCTGTGTTTGGGGGCCAAAATATCCCGCTATTGAAGGAGAATACGCCAATAAGCCTTTTGCGGCCGCAGGTGTATCGCTTATTTCACATCCAAGAAATCCTTATGCCCCCATAATGCACCTTAATGTGAGGTGTATTAAGGTATTTGATCAAGGCAAGGTCACAACTTGGATTGGCGGCGGGGCCGATCTCACACCTATGGTACCTTATGCGGAGGATACAGAACTCTTTCATAGTGCAATGAAAGAAGTATGTGAAAGAACTCCTCATATTGCAAATTACGACAAATATAAAAAATGGGCTGATGATTACTTCTTTATCCCACACAGAAAAGAGTCTCGTGGTGTTGGTGGTATCTTTTTCGACTTTGTAAAAATTGAACAAGAATCAGATATGTCCTTACTCCTCGATGTGGGACAATATGCAGCAAGAGCTTATGCCGAAATTTTATCTCGACGTATTGATACCCCTTTTGACAATGCCCTTCACGAAAAGCATCTTTATTGGCGCGGCCGCTATGCTGAATTTAATTTGGTTTATGATAGAGGCACAAAATTTGGTTTGATGTCCGGTGGAAATCACGAGGCCATATTTTGTTCTTTACCCCCTCAAGTAAGATGGTGAAATATGGTTGAAGTTGGTTTTTTTTCCCTTTGCTTAGGGCTCTGCTTTTCAATTTATGCTTTAGTGATGGGAATTTATTCCTTAAATAAACCATTATCGGGCGTAGTGGCTAGTGCGCGAAACGCCCTGATTGCTGTATTTGTTTGTGTTTTATTGTCATCACTTGTGATGTGGAATGCAATATTTTTTCATGATTTTTCAGTAAAATATGTCTACAAGCATTCTGCAGTTGATATGCCCCCTCTTTATTTATTTACCTCATTTTGGAGTGCCCTTGAAGGAAGCCACCTTCTTTGGACATTGATTATGAGTGCCATTGTCGCCTTTGCTCTTGCTACGGTAAGAAAATCTAACCTTTCTTTATATCCTGCACTGTGCGTCGCCTTTGGTTGCGCATTGACCTTTATGCTGTTTTTGAATGTGACTTTTTCAGCACCCTTGGAACGCTTTTTTCCTGTAGGAAAATTCGGCGAAGGGATGAATGCGTTATTGCAAAACCCCTATATGGCAATACATCCTCCTATGTTATTCACAGGATATTGTTTACTTATTGTTCCCTTTGCCTATTCTTTCGCAGCTTTAATCAGGGGTGGATTCACTACGGAATGGTTGGCCACGGTCAGAAGATGGTCACTGCTTGCTTGGGCTGTATTATCAATAGCTATTTTCTTAGGTGGAAAATGGGCCTATGTTGAGTTGGGTTGGGGTGGTTATTGGGGATGGGATCCTGTTGAAAACAGTTCACTTATGCCTTGGCTCGCGATTACTGCTGCTATTCATACTTTACTTATCACTGACAAAACAGGGCGTTTGCCGCGCTTGCTCCTCTTTCTAAATATGCTTGCCTTTGCTCTTACTTTTCTTGGGACTTTTATTACAAGATCGGGAATTATCAGTAGTGTGCACTCGTTTGCGGAAAGTGAAATTGGCCCGTCCTATTTAATTTGGGTTGTCTTTTTACTGGCATTAACTTCCGGATTAGTTTTTACACGAGGACATCTTATTCAAGGTGCCGCAAAAACAAACGAGTGGCGTGTGTCAAAAGAAAGTGCACTTTTATTTACTAATTTTTTCATTTTATTTTTACTCGCACTTGTCTTTATTGGAACTATATTGCCGCTTGTAGTAGAAGCAACTCGTGGAATTAAAATTTCAATTCAACAACCTTTCTTTAATGCCTTTGCTCCCTGGATAGGAGGGGGATTGGTGTTATTGCTTGGTGTGGGAAATTTAATGCGCTGGAGAAATGGTAAAATTGAAGATCCTCTCACCTGTTTGTTGTTTCCTTTATTATGGGCGGGTCTGTTAACTTATTTTTTAGCGGAACGAAAAAATTTTGATGCTGTAAGTTCTCTGACATTTTTAATAGTCTTATGGACTTGTGGTGTTTTGATAATGGATTTGGTTTATAAATTACGCTCCATGCGTTGGAATGGAAAAGCCTTTTTAATTTATAATCGACCTTATTTAGGTGCATTTATAATTCATATTGGTTTTTTATTTGCTATTGCCGGTTTTGCAGGAAATTATCGTGGTATTTCTGCAGAAGCTCATTTGAATTTAAATGAATCAACTCAATTTAATGGGTACACGATTACAAATCAAGGATTAGGATTTACCAGAGAATACAATGCTCAATATGTTATTGGAAAATTAAAATCTGTTGATAATCAAAGTGGCGAAACTTTTTTTGTTAACCCTATGCGGAGCAAATTTACCAATAATGAACAGTGGTTTAATGAAATAGGAATACATTCCACTTTTTGGCATGATTTATATATTGTACTCGCTTCTTTTGATGTGAATAATCAAAGTGTCACTTTAAAATTAAATTGGAATCCCACTGTAAAATTAGTATGGACGAGTTTAGTTATAATGGTATTAGGCGCCTTTATTTCTCTCACTCACCGCATTAGAAGAAGGAGTTTGGATTTTGATGACAATGGAAAAGTTTCTTCTACTGAAAATACCATAGAAGAATTTTTGCAGGAATCCATTCGCACGTCTTCTATTCAAAATCCACAATTTGCTTCTAAGGTAACTTCATTAAGCATTATTATTTTTGCTTTGTTTGTAACTTTACTTGGATTATCGGGTTCCGCATGGGGACAATCACAAAATGGGAATAGTATTCAAAAGGAAGTTCGTCCCGTAATGTTAAATCCGCAACTTGAGGAAGTTGCCAAAGAATTGCGTTGTCCTACTTGTATTGGCATGAGTGTATTAGAAAGTGGCACTTTGCAAAGCGTTGCTATGCGAACTGAAATTGAAAAACAATTGTCTGAGGGAAAGTCAAAGGCTGAAATTATAAGCTACTTTAAAAAAGCTTACGGACCTTGGATTTTAAGAGAGCCCGATGTTCATTCCTCTATAGGATTTGTAATTTGGAGCATCCCTATTTTGGGGCTTTTATTGGGACCACTATTTATAGTATTTGCCTTAAGAAATTCTAGAAAAAAGAAAAATCAAGATGATCAAAATTTACTTAACGAAATCAAAAAATTTATTGAGGAACAGAAAAAGGGAATGAAATCATGATAACAATATTGATTTTGTGTTTTATCTTGGCAATTCCCCTGTTATTTTTTGTGCTTTCACCTCTCTTATCTTCAAATAGTAAAAAGCTTATGACGCAATCTATTGTAGGATTTAGCAGTGAAAATGACTTAAGAAGCGTTATTAATATTAGAGATGAAATACTTCAAAAACTTATTTATGGTCAATCATCAAATGAACATGTCGAAAAATTGACTGAAGAAGATGCGTTAAAGGCTTTAGTTACTTTATGTGACCGTTTAAAGAATTCTGGATTAGCTTGTTTCCCTAAGCAAATAAAGAAATGCTCAAATGATTCAAAAAATGAAAACGGGTCATCCTGTTTAGGTTTCTTAATTGTAGTATTAGTCACATGCTTGAGCACGATTTTTTTAATAAATTTTAAATTGCATGCAGCGCAAGATAATGTAAATGCAAATGTAAATCAAAAAAATGTGACAGCGCCTCCCGATTTAAAAATTCCTCCACCAACAATATTACCGCAAAGTGGATATTGGTTGCCCTCAATCAATCAATATATTTTAGCTCCTATGCAGGGCGGGATACATATCTCTTATATTGGAATGTTTGCAAATACCTTTCACGCAAAGGGAGCGCTTGTTCAACTTCCCTTACCAAAGGGATTTGTTGATTTACAAATTTTTGGTAATCCTGATCTTATTTTTGAAAAAAATTCCAATGGCGGTTCTCCACTTTTAAACATGCCCTTAATTGAAGGAGTTAATCAACTGAGCGTTGAATTTTTTCTTCCAGCTCATTTTGGTACAGTACAATGGCAATCTGATGATATTCACTTCTTGCCCGGAGTGACAATTGTGATGATGCCCGAGTATTTTGGTGCTTTAAGAAGTTTATTATCAAATTTTAGCCAGTCAATAAATGTTTGGCCCCCTCGTATTTCAAATGTACCTTCAAGTTTTCGTTCCTTTGTCGGTGCAGATCCATTAGACAATTCAGTAACTTCACAAAGAGATTCTAGTGTGCTATCGCGTCAACTTGTTCGCGTAGGCGATTCCGCAGCAGATTTTCCAACTTTTGATATTAATGGAATTCTTCCTTCGCGCACACCAATTTATGTCTTTGTCGTTTTTCTGGCGTGTTTCCTGTTTGGGGTCACCATGATCTTTATTTTTAAAACGTCAAAATAATTTACTTGCTTACAATTTTTTATAAAAAAAAATGAAACTCTTCTTGCTCGGATTAATTCTCATGGTTACAATATAAATTGTCTGACATGGAGGTTTCGTTTTATGATATTAAATAGTGACTCAGTTGAACTTATAAGAACAAATGCAATTCGTCTTGCAAATTCGATCCGCACAAAAGATGATCTCGTCGATCTCGCTACAGCAAGCTCTTTCGAACAAGTTTTTTCTGCCATTGAAACAATTCTTACCAATACAGAAATGTATTTTGATGATAATTTATTGATACAGCTTGATGTTCAAACTTGGCAAAGTTTTAAAGCAATTTTACTTGTGTATACATTAAACGTTGTCAATCGCCAAATTAATCTAGCACGTGAAGCTGGTTTTGCGTCTCATGCAAACCGTGATTTTGGCGCAAGTACAACAAATCTTTAATTTATTTTCACGTCTCCCTTGCACTCTCCTTTTTCCTCAAATATGATGTAGTTGTAATTTTTTTGAAGCTTAAAGTCTGTTTCGTTAGTTAATATTGTACACAGTTTTTTTTATTGTTACTTTATTGGAGGATCTATATGAAACGTCTGCTCAAGACTGCGTCTGTTTTGTCGTTAATTGCTCTCCCATTTGGTGCTCATGCTCAAGCGCCAACTGATGTTTCGAATTTCTCGCCACGTTTAAAATTACAAAGCCGTTACTCTTTAACGGATTCATACCGTGCTAATGAACTCGATTTAATCACAGCGACGGCACGTTTTGGAATGAATTATCGTTATAAAAACGTATTTGGAACTCTTGAAGTGCAAGCGGGTAGTGCTTCTGAGCCAGATACTTCTTCTACACCTGCAACTACTTCATCAAATGGTCCTCAAAATTTAATGCAAGTTCGTAAAGCAAGTATTGGATTAGATATTATAAAATCAGATCCTGCAACTGTAAGTTTAATTATGGGTAGAGATCGTTTAGTGGGCTCTGTGTATTATGCACCCGATGCTCTAACACAAATTTTAGCAACGAACCTTGATAACGTTTCAAGTTCAACAAGCTCCGATGGCTTAGGCTTAAAGTATGCTGGGAAGTTGGATTTTGGTAAGTTAGGTGCCCAGGTGGGTATGTATAATAACTTAGCGGTTGCAACGCAGACAACAGGAGCTGGTTGGTTTGGAAATTCTTCAATTGTAGCAGGAGATAACTCTTTTGCAGCGGCACCAAAAACTCAATCTCGTGCTATACAAGCAGTAGCAAGTGCTGACATAAAAGTAGACGAAGGAAATGTTGAAGTTCGTGTTGCTTACGGCTCGCAGCCTAATGCTGTAAAAAGTGTAACTTCTGCAAAATTATATACTGTAACTGATGTGACAAATACAGAAGCATCATTAGGTTATAATTATCAAGAAGGCGCCATTAGAGCAGGTTTATGGTACCAGGGAGTAACTACGAGCAAAGACTCAACAGGAACTTTAGGAAACTCCTCTACTGTGAGTTACACAGCGAGTACAACAGATAATTCACAGACTATAACCACTATAGGTGTCGGTTTAACTGGTAATACAAAGCTATTTTCTATGACAGGTTTTTTAGCTGATGGTGATGTTTTAACATATGCTTTAGGTTATCAAAATGCTACGGGTCAATATATCTCTTCTACAAGAACATTAACAACAGATATGTATAATTTTGGCTTTGGTTACATGCAGGGTAATTTTTCTATTGAATTAAACTATGCAGCAACTTCTGCAAATTATTCCGCATATACTAATAATGATGGTGTTTCTAATCAAGATACAGCGAGTCTTGTTTACTTAGTTGGAACGCTTGCAGTCCTTTAATATAATTGACTTTTAGTAACTAAAAACTTGTCACTCCTTTTAAAATTGGAATGACAGGTTTTTTTAAATTGTACTTGTTACTTTATTTAGATTTTTTGGCAAATCCGGGTTTCTCTCTCTTAAATGTGCAAGTTGAGCGGCAAAGGGATAAAAACGGTGAATTAAGGTGACAACGTCACAGAGAGAATCTAAAGAAGGTGCTGTCGGGATGACAGTGGTATTTTTTAAAAGATTTTTATTTTCTTCAATTATATTTTCTGCCGCAATAGCAATAATTTTAGCTTCTTTTTCTTGGAACTTATCAATTAATTTTAAAATTCCCGATAATGCTTCATCTTTCTGTAAATAAACGATGAGAGGGAAGTTTTTTTGTACTAATTCAAAAGGACCGTGTAAAATTTCGGCACCACTAAAAGCTTCAGCGTGTAGACCACAGGTTTCTTTAAATTTTAAGGCAGACTCTAGAGCAATAGGAAATGTGAAACCTCGTCCAATGGTTAAGACACTTTTTTCATGTTGAAGAAGCTGAAGTGCAGAATGATATTGCTCAGAATTTTTCTGAGATAATAAACAAGGCAGTTGGGCAAGATGATTTTTTAAATCCTGATTTTGCCTCCAAAAGGCAACAAGTTGAATAACTCGAGTAAGAGAAGCAATAAAACTTTTAGTTGCGGCAACTGAACTTTCCTTTCCTGCATTTAAAGGAATAAAATATTCACTTTCTTTCTCTAAAGGCGAATTGAGTTCATTTACAATTGATAAAGTGACAGCACCTTTTTTTCTGGCTGTTGCCATACATTCAATTAAATCATCGCTTTTACCAGATTGAGAAATAGCGAACACAAAACCATTTTTATAATTGATATTAGATTTATAAATAGTATGGACTGAAGGAGCAATAGAAGATGTTGGAACACCAAGTTGTGTTTCAAAAGCATATTTTGCAAAATAGGCTGCATGATCAGAGCTCCCCCTTGCAATTGTGGAGGCAAAATAAGGAGGGTGTTTTTGCAATCTTTGCACAAGTTCTTCAATAACAGGCAATCCTATTTTTTGTTGGCTTTCAATAATAGACGAACTTTCTTCTGTTTCTGACTCCATTAAAGATTGAGAACTCATAAACAATTTCCTTTACTACATTAAGAGGGGGTAATTTTGTTCATTTTTAGCAATACTTTTTTCAATGGTTGAATTCACAATAGCTTGCACGCTTCCTGTTAACTTAT is a window encoding:
- a CDS encoding cytochrome c-type biogenesis CcmF C-terminal domain-containing protein, with amino-acid sequence MVEVGFFSLCLGLCFSIYALVMGIYSLNKPLSGVVASARNALIAVFVCVLLSSLVMWNAIFFHDFSVKYVYKHSAVDMPPLYLFTSFWSALEGSHLLWTLIMSAIVAFALATVRKSNLSLYPALCVAFGCALTFMLFLNVTFSAPLERFFPVGKFGEGMNALLQNPYMAIHPPMLFTGYCLLIVPFAYSFAALIRGGFTTEWLATVRRWSLLAWAVLSIAIFLGGKWAYVELGWGGYWGWDPVENSSLMPWLAITAAIHTLLITDKTGRLPRLLLFLNMLAFALTFLGTFITRSGIISSVHSFAESEIGPSYLIWVVFLLALTSGLVFTRGHLIQGAAKTNEWRVSKESALLFTNFFILFLLALVFIGTILPLVVEATRGIKISIQQPFFNAFAPWIGGGLVLLLGVGNLMRWRNGKIEDPLTCLLFPLLWAGLLTYFLAERKNFDAVSSLTFLIVLWTCGVLIMDLVYKLRSMRWNGKAFLIYNRPYLGAFIIHIGFLFAIAGFAGNYRGISAEAHLNLNESTQFNGYTITNQGLGFTREYNAQYVIGKLKSVDNQSGETFFVNPMRSKFTNNEQWFNEIGIHSTFWHDLYIVLASFDVNNQSVTLKLNWNPTVKLVWTSLVIMVLGAFISLTHRIRRRSLDFDDNGKVSSTENTIEEFLQESIRTSSIQNPQFASKVTSLSIIIFALFVTLLGLSGSAWGQSQNGNSIQKEVRPVMLNPQLEEVAKELRCPTCIGMSVLESGTLQSVAMRTEIEKQLSEGKSKAEIISYFKKAYGPWILREPDVHSSIGFVIWSIPILGLLLGPLFIVFALRNSRKKKNQDDQNLLNEIKKFIEEQKKGMKS
- a CDS encoding SIS domain-containing protein, which translates into the protein MSSQSLMESETEESSSIIESQQKIGLPVIEELVQRLQKHPPYFASTIARGSSDHAAYFAKYAFETQLGVPTSSIAPSVHTIYKSNINYKNGFVFAISQSGKSDDLIECMATARKKGAVTLSIVNELNSPLEKESEYFIPLNAGKESSVAATKSFIASLTRVIQLVAFWRQNQDLKNHLAQLPCLLSQKNSEQYHSALQLLQHEKSVLTIGRGFTFPIALESALKFKETCGLHAEAFSGAEILHGPFELVQKNFPLIVYLQKDEALSGILKLIDKFQEKEAKIIAIAAENIIEENKNLLKNTTVIPTAPSLDSLCDVVTLIHRFYPFAAQLAHLRERNPDLPKNLNKVTSTI